A window of the Streptomyces sp. Ag109_O5-10 genome harbors these coding sequences:
- a CDS encoding right-handed parallel beta-helix repeat-containing protein, which yields MTTRHTVAPKGQGGRGAYRTIGEAIRAASPGDLVVIAPGTWTENLVLDRAVVLTAEHGRGSVVIAAPPGEAPAVTVDGPDCALHNITVWGSDAGLPAVSVSPGAGLVLEECSVEGGRVQVKGPEDEEGGTTAVVLRRCRLEGARLAGLHLAGGVRARLEDTAVTGVDGTGVVLSGTASLDAVRLRLERTTGSGMRLRGRSRLRLTDSVLAGSGRAGLLLEDSTEATAGESRIETPGAAGVHLTGSARAELTDCRIRGAAASGLVVQETARLSASGCSVADAGANGLLVTGSAEAELADCRIDRSTFSAVHLAGTAVGRLADCRVRGGSEHGVHATGEARIELTDCGIADVAMTGVSVLERAVATLTGCRVAGTAAGIGIGSAAGSTVSDTTVTGTKEIGVQVAKGAAVSLAGIRISGAGAAGLVVDEGAEATVTGGRVEDCAGSGAVVWTGARPEVTGLHIDRPGKNGVFLAEGAGGTFTSLDVTRAGFPALHVAKGADPVFRHCRIRDCAEALGTDEGAEPVLEDCTADGAPLTFGAPAAAPANGRPGAAPSPAAAKPADDSNEPEEENLEDLLGELHELVGLDRVKQDVGSLVKLMQTVRRREEAGLPAPPLSRHLVFAGNPGTGKTTVARLYGRLLKALGLLRRGHLVEVDRTALVGEYVGHTGPKTTAAFNRALGGVLFIDEAYSLAPAFAGNDFGTEAVATLVKLMEDHRDDVVVIAAGYPGDMHRFIGSNPGLASRFGRTLLFEDYEPAELVSIVEFQAGQHRYELTPTARTELFSLFEAMPRGEGFGNGRSARQIFQEMTERQAQRVAELTAPTAEQLISLEAHDLPHPAAR from the coding sequence ATGACCACCCGTCACACCGTGGCGCCCAAGGGGCAGGGCGGCCGGGGCGCGTACCGGACCATCGGCGAGGCGATACGCGCCGCCTCGCCCGGCGATCTGGTGGTGATCGCCCCGGGCACCTGGACCGAGAACCTGGTCCTGGACCGCGCGGTCGTGCTCACGGCCGAGCACGGCCGGGGCAGCGTGGTGATCGCGGCGCCGCCCGGTGAGGCGCCGGCGGTGACCGTGGACGGGCCGGACTGCGCCCTGCACAACATCACGGTGTGGGGCTCGGACGCGGGCCTGCCCGCGGTGAGCGTGTCGCCGGGCGCCGGGCTGGTCCTGGAGGAGTGCTCGGTGGAGGGCGGCCGGGTCCAGGTGAAGGGCCCGGAGGACGAGGAGGGCGGTACGACGGCCGTCGTGCTGCGCCGCTGCCGTCTGGAGGGGGCCAGGCTGGCCGGTCTGCACCTGGCGGGCGGTGTCCGCGCCCGCCTGGAGGACACGGCGGTGACCGGCGTCGACGGCACGGGCGTGGTGCTGTCCGGCACGGCGAGCCTGGACGCCGTACGGCTGCGGCTTGAGCGTACGACCGGGTCCGGGATGCGGCTGCGCGGCCGGTCCCGGCTGCGGCTGACCGACTCGGTGCTGGCGGGCAGTGGCCGGGCGGGGCTGCTGCTGGAGGACTCGACCGAGGCCACGGCCGGGGAGTCGCGGATCGAGACGCCCGGCGCGGCGGGGGTGCATCTGACCGGTTCGGCGCGGGCCGAGCTGACCGACTGCCGGATCCGGGGAGCGGCCGCCAGCGGGCTGGTCGTGCAGGAGACCGCGCGGCTCAGCGCGTCGGGCTGTTCCGTGGCCGACGCGGGGGCCAACGGGCTCCTGGTCACCGGCTCGGCCGAGGCGGAGCTGGCCGACTGCCGGATCGACCGGAGCACCTTCAGCGCGGTCCATCTGGCCGGGACGGCCGTCGGGCGGCTCGCCGACTGCCGGGTGCGGGGCGGCTCCGAGCACGGGGTGCACGCGACGGGCGAGGCCCGGATCGAGCTGACCGACTGCGGGATCGCCGACGTCGCCATGACCGGGGTCAGCGTCCTGGAGCGGGCGGTGGCCACGCTGACCGGCTGCCGGGTCGCCGGGACCGCCGCCGGGATCGGCATCGGCTCGGCCGCCGGCAGCACGGTCTCGGACACCACGGTGACCGGGACGAAGGAGATCGGCGTGCAGGTCGCCAAGGGCGCCGCCGTCTCCCTCGCCGGGATCCGGATCAGCGGCGCCGGAGCGGCCGGCCTGGTGGTCGACGAGGGCGCCGAGGCGACGGTGACGGGCGGCCGGGTCGAGGACTGCGCGGGCTCGGGCGCCGTCGTGTGGACCGGGGCCAGGCCGGAGGTGACCGGGCTGCACATCGACCGGCCGGGCAAGAACGGGGTGTTCCTGGCCGAGGGCGCGGGCGGCACGTTCACCTCGCTCGACGTCACCCGGGCGGGCTTCCCGGCGCTGCACGTCGCCAAGGGCGCCGACCCGGTCTTCCGGCACTGCCGGATCCGGGACTGCGCGGAGGCGCTGGGCACCGACGAGGGCGCCGAGCCGGTCCTGGAGGACTGCACGGCCGACGGCGCCCCGCTGACCTTCGGCGCCCCGGCCGCCGCCCCCGCGAACGGCAGGCCCGGTGCGGCCCCCTCCCCTGCCGCCGCCAAGCCGGCCGACGACTCCAACGAGCCGGAGGAGGAGAACCTGGAGGACCTGCTCGGCGAACTCCACGAACTGGTCGGCCTGGACCGCGTGAAGCAGGACGTCGGCTCCCTGGTCAAGCTCATGCAGACGGTCCGCCGCCGCGAGGAGGCCGGTCTGCCGGCCCCGCCGCTCAGCCGCCACCTGGTGTTCGCCGGCAACCCCGGCACCGGCAAGACCACCGTCGCCCGCCTCTACGGCCGTCTCCTCAAGGCCCTCGGGCTGCTCCGCCGGGGCCACCTGGTCGAGGTCGACCGGACCGCGCTCGTCGGCGAGTACGTGGGCCACACCGGCCCGAAGACCACCGCCGCCTTCAACCGGGCGCTCGGCGGCGTCCTCTTCATCGACGAGGCCTACTCGCTGGCCCCGGCCTTCGCGGGCAACGACTTCGGCACCGAGGCCGTGGCGACCCTGGTGAAGCTGATGGAGGACCACCGCGACGACGTGGTGGTCATCGCCGCCGGCTACCCCGGCGACATGCACCGCTTCATCGGCTCCAACCCCGGTCTCGCCTCCCGCTTCGGCCGCACCCTCCTCTTCGAGGACTACGAGCCGGCCGAGCTGGTGTCGATCGTCGAGTTCCAGGCGGGGCAGCACCGCTACGAGCTGACCCCCACGGCGCGTACCGAACTGTTCTCGCTCTTCGAGGCCATGCCCCGGGGCGAGGGCTTCGGCAACGGCCGCTCGGCCCGCCAGATCTTCCAGGAGATGACCGAGCGCCAGGCCCAGCGCGTCGCCGAGCTGACCGCCCCGACGGCGGAACAGCTGATCAGTCTGGAGGCCCACGACCTGCCCCATCCGGCCGCCCGCTGA